The Reinekea marina region TGGGTTACCAGGCTATGGAAACTTGATTATTGTCGAACATTCTGGGTCTTTGTTAAGCGCTTACGCATTCGCTCAACAAATACTGGTAAAAGAAAGCGACAAAGTTTCTGTCGGGCAGCAAATTGCTAAGATGGGTAAGCAGGGAGACCAGCCCGGCTTGCACTTCGAGATAAGACGGAACGGGAAACCAGTTAATCCACAGTCTTTTTTGCCAAAGCGCTAAAGATTTTGGACAGCGTTCCGATATAGAAAGTATAAAGCACAGGTGCAACACTATGACAGAACTCAGGGAAGCCAATACTGCTATCGCAGAAGAACACATTAAGAGTTTCACTAACCTAATTAATGCTCCAGAAGAATCGGCTTACGCAGTCGAAGCTGAGCCATCCCAATTTGATGCCAATGAAGAAGATGGAGAGTTTCAAGACGCTCTCAATGCTAATGGCAACATGCAGCGCTCTCTGGATGCCACGCAGCTCTATTTAAACGAAATCGGCTTTTCGCCGTTACTGAGTCCTGAAGAAGAAGTCTACTTTGCTCGACTGGTACGCAAAGGTGAGCCATCGGGCCGGAAACGTATGATCGAAAGTAACTTACGTCTTGTGGTAAAAATTGCCCGACGATACCTAAATCGAGGTCTTACATTATTAGACTTGATCGAAGAAGGTAATCTGGGTTTGATCCGAGCGGTTGAGAAATTTGATCCTGAGCGAGGTTTCCGTTTTTCAACCTACGCTACCTGGTGGATCCGTCAAACCATTGAACGCGCGATTATGAATCAAACGCGCACCATTCGTTTGCCCATCCATGTGGTTAAAGAACTAAACGTATATTTGCGTGCGGCACGTGAGCTGGCTCAGAAGCTGGATCATGAGCCAACACCTGAAGATATCGCGGAATTATTAGGTAAGCCGGTATCTGATGTTAAAAAAATGCTTTCACTGAATGAGCGAGTAACGTCAATTGATACTCCGGTTGGTCCGAGCTCAGAAAAGAGTCTGTTAGACACCGTTGCAGATGAGCACGCTAACGACCCATCTGATGACTTACAAGAGCAAGACTTAAAGCAATCGATTGATCGCTGGTTAGACGAATTATCGGAAAAACAACGTGAAGTCGTTGCGCGCCGTTTTGGTTTAAGAGGTCATGAAACATCCACTCTTGAAGATGTGGGCCGAGAAATTGGATTAACTCGTGAGCGAGTGCGTCAGATTCAGGTAGAATCTTTGAAGCGACTTCGAGATATTATGGAAAAACAGGGGTTATCAGCTGTGGCGTTATTTGGCGCATAACGATTGATTCAAACCCATGTATAAAAAAAGCCGGCTAATGCCGGCTTTTTTGAGTTTAACGATTAGGTCTAACGTTCGAGTGCTTCGCGCTTTCCAGGAACGCCATTTTGTTCATCGGCTTCTGGGAGCGGATCTTTTTGTTCGGTTATATTTGGCCAAACTTCTGCTAGTTCAGCGTTTAATTCAATAAAATCGATCTGATCTGCGGGTATTTCATCTTCAGATAAAATGGCTTCTGCAGGGCACTCAGGCTCACAAAGCGCACAATCGATACACTCATCTGGATGAATGACCAAAAAGTTTGGGCCTTCATAAAAGCAATCGACAGGGCATACTTCAACGCAGTCGGTGTACTTGCACTTGATGCAGTTTTCTAAGACAACAAAGGCCATGAACTTTCTCTCTAAGTAAATTGGGACAATGCGCCTATTCTAGTGATCTAGCGGCAGAGTCTCAAGGTGATATTGATTCAATTATATCTCATAGATATTTCTAACGGTTATATAAAAGCTGTTTTTAATGACTATAGCCGTTTTTTGCTTTCGTACAACCAGTCTAGTGCCTGTTTTGCTGTCATGTTGTCGAGCTCCAATGACTGCAGTGCATCGACTAACGGGTGCGCTGATACAGCAAAGAGATCGGCTTGCATAGGACCTGCTGCTGGTTGGCTAGGCGAATGTGAGCTGTCAGCCTCTAAAGCTTTCGGCGCGTGTTCTGTACCTAAACTGATCGCTTCTAACTCAGCGAGTTTTTGCTTAGCGTGGCTGATGACAGATTCTGGGACGCCAGCTAATCGGGCTACTTGAATACCATAGCTTTGGCTAGCAGGCCCTGGTTGCACTCGATGTAAAAACACCAGCTATCATCATGTTCGGTCGCATCCAGGTGCACGTTTGCGACTTCTGGATTAGCCTCTGCTAAGGCGGTCATTTCAAAATAATGCGTCGCAAACAAAGTTAGGGCTTTTACTTGGCTGACTAATTGAGTTGCTGTTGACCAAGCTAAAGATAAGCCATCAAAAGTACTGGTGCCGCGACCAACTTCATCCATGATCACTAAGCTATTTTGTGTAGCATTGTGCAAAATATTGGCTGTTTCGGTCATTTCCACCATGAACGTTGAGCGCCCGCCAGCCCATCATCTGAAGAGCCCCCCCACCCCCCCCCCCCCCCCCCCCACCCCCCCCCCCACCCCCCCCCCCCCCCCCCCCACCCCCCCCCCCCCCCCCCCCCACCCCCCCCCCCCCCCCCCCCCCTCACCCCCCCCCCCCCCCCCCCCCCCCCCCCCACCCCCCCCCCCCCCCCCCCCACCCAAAGCCCCCCCCCCCCCACCCCCCCCCCCCCCCACCCCCCCCCCCCCCCCCCCCCCCCACCCACCCCCACCCCCCCCAACCCCCCCCACCCCCCCCCCCCCCCCCCCCCCCCCCCCCACCCCCCCCCCCCACCCCCCCCCCCCCCCCCCCCCCCCCCCCCCCCCCCCCCCCCCCCCCCCCCCCCCCCCCCCCCCCCCCCCCCCCACCCCCCCCCCCCCCCCCCACCCCCCCCCCCCACCCCCCCCCCCACCCCCCCCCCCCCCCCCCCCCCCCCCCACCCCCCCCCCCCCCCCCCCTCCCCCCCCCCCCCCCCCCCCCCCCCCCTCCCCCCCCCCCCCACCCCCCCCCCCCCCACCCCCCCCCCCCCCCCCACCCCCCCCCCCCCCCCCCCCCCCCCCCCCCCCCCCCCCCCCCCCCCACCCCACCCCCCCCCCCACCACCCCCCCCCCCCCCCCCCCCCCCCCCCCCCCCCCCCCCCACCCCACCCCCCCACCCCCCCCCCCCCCCCCCCCCCCCCCCCCCCACCCCCCCCCCCACCCCCCCCCCCCCCCCCCCCCCCCCCCCCCCCCCCCCCCCCCCCCCCCCCCCCCCCCCCCCTCCCCCCCCCCCCCCCCCCCCCCCCCCCCCCCCCCCCCCCCCCCCCCCCCCCCCCCCCCCCCCCCACCCCCCCCCCCCCCCCACCCCCCCCCCCCCCCCCCCCCCCCCCCCCCCCCCCCCCCCCCCCCCCCCCCCCCCCCCCCCCCCCCCACCCCCCCCCCCCCCCCCCCCCCCACCCCCCCCCCCCCACCCCCCCCCCACCCCCCCCCACCCCCCCCCCCCCCCCCCCCCCCCCCCCCCCCCCCCCCCCCCCCTCCCCCCCCCCCACCCCCCCCCCCCCCCCCCTCCCCCCCCCCCCCCCCCACCCCACCCCCCCCCTCCCCCCCCCCCCCCCCCCCCCCCCCCCCCCCCCCCACCCCCCCCCCCCCCCCCCCCCCCCCCCCACCCCCCCCCACCCCCCCCCCCCCACCCCCCCCCCCCCCCCCCCCCCCCCCCCCCCCCCCCCCCCCCCCCCCCCCCCCCCCCCCCCACCCCCCCCCCCCCCCCCCCCCCCCCCCGCCCCCCCCACCCCCCCCCCCCCCCCCCCCCCCCCCCACCCCACCCCCCCACTCCCCCCCCCCCCCCCCCCCCCCCCCCCCCCCCCCCCCCCCCCCCACCCCCCCCCCCCCCACCCCCCCCCCCCCCCCCCCCCCCCCCCCCCCCCCCCCCCACCCCCCCCCCCCCCCCCCCCACCCCCCCCCCCCCCCCTCCCCCC contains the following coding sequences:
- the rpoS gene encoding RNA polymerase sigma factor RpoS yields the protein MTELREANTAIAEEHIKSFTNLINAPEESAYAVEAEPSQFDANEEDGEFQDALNANGNMQRSLDATQLYLNEIGFSPLLSPEEEVYFARLVRKGEPSGRKRMIESNLRLVVKIARRYLNRGLTLLDLIEEGNLGLIRAVEKFDPERGFRFSTYATWWIRQTIERAIMNQTRTIRLPIHVVKELNVYLRAARELAQKLDHEPTPEDIAELLGKPVSDVKKMLSLNERVTSIDTPVGPSSEKSLLDTVADEHANDPSDDLQEQDLKQSIDRWLDELSEKQREVVARRFGLRGHETSTLEDVGREIGLTRERVRQIQVESLKRLRDIMEKQGLSAVALFGA
- the fdxA gene encoding ferredoxin FdxA: MAFVVLENCIKCKYTDCVEVCPVDCFYEGPNFLVIHPDECIDCALCEPECPAEAILSEDEIPADQIDFIELNAELAEVWPNITEQKDPLPEADEQNGVPGKREALER